The genomic segment AAGCAGCGCGGTACGGTCCCTGGATCACCGTCGCCGGCTTCGTAGCGGCAAGCGCTGACTGTTGGTCGCTGGTGGACTTTTTCTGCACTTCGAGCAACTGGCGTTCGAGGCTGGCCACCTTATCGGCCAAAGCGTTGGTGAAGCAGCTGAACACGGCTTCCAGATCGACGCCCTTGCTCAGCACCAGTTCCCGCAGAGTTTCTACGTCCGTTTTGCCAACATCTCCGACTCCCTTGGCGTCAGCTTCGGCACTCGCGGCAACCAGCGTACCGGTGCATTTCCGATAGTGATCCACCGCGAGATTGCGAAGCACAGGTCGCTGGCACTTGCCGCACCTGGTCTCTCCGCCCCCGCACCTGGTCAGGTGACCTCCGAGCTCGGACAGTTTCCCGGCGAAGCCGCACACCCGGGGGCCGGCCGTACACACAATACTACGTTTCTCGAGCTCACTGCGCTCGATGCTCATCGAGTGAACTTCGGAGTCGGCGAACTTCTTCCCGTCGAAGGGGCAGCAGTCTCCTCGCCCTGTCTGGGCCTTGCACGACTCGCAGAAAACGTGGCCGCACGGCAGCTGCACGGTGCGGCAAGGCAGCAGGCCGCAGACGCCGCAGAGGCGGGCGGCCGGCATCGGCTCGGCGAACGAGACGCGACGCATCTCGAGGAACTCGCCGAACCCGGTCAGCGTGTACGTCCAACCCTCCGTCATGGCTGCGAAACGGAACGCGGAATCAAGCGGCAGTTTTCACTCCGACCGGTATAACACGTTGAGCGAACCGAAAGCCTCCGTAGCGTCTCACGATGCAATGGCCGACTACGCGGCGAAAATTGGCGCGAATGGAGCGAGCAGGCGTGCGAAACGTCAATACGTGCTGAGTGCTGAAGAGCGACTGCGCGCACGCGGCGGGCTTAATACCGGAAGTCAAATTGTGACAGGTGCTGCCAGGTTGACGAATTCCGCCATGTTTTAGTTTACAGCCAATCAGAGAAGGTGTAGCCGCACTCTGAGCAAATCGTAGCTGAACATTTTGACAGCGTTGCAGAGTTTGACAGTGAGTACAGTGAGTATACTCCATGTGTTTAACGAGCAGTACGAGTATCATGGCGTAGTAGCGCCACACCGTGGCTGCTTAAGGCATGAGCAtggattttttttccttcctccatgggcaGGAACATTGCGTGGAGGCCGCCATTTCGGTCACTATTGTGATGTTTTTAGTTCCCTCTAGCTGAAGCAGGTCATGCATAAGGCAATTTGACTATTTGTCGCGCAAACTCCACGTCAAAAATAAATGCCATTACCGATCCTCATCAACCAAGACTAGAAGTGACTCGCACTATTAGCCTTACTTTGCGGCCTGTGAGATCAGATAGTGCGTGCGTGACTATGCGCTTGcgaatcttggaggccacgctcAATTATGCGCTGTCAAATTCTGCAACGCTGTCACGTTTTTCTTACAGTCCACTATGATTCGCTCACAGGGCGTTTACGCCTCccctgattggctcaaaattAAAACATGGTAGAGTTAAACGACTTGGCAGAACCTTACAGTGTCCCGATTATAACTGTGTTAATAAGCCAGTTGGCGGAGCTACCGGAGCTACAGCCTGCCGGAAAGCGGGCAAACCGTTCTCGCCGCTCGGAGAATACGCGCCTTCCGCACGCCTGCTCGCTCCATTCGCGCCAGTTTTCGTTGCGCCGTCCGCCATTGCGTCGTGAGAAGCTACGGAGCCTTTCGGTTCGCTCAACGTGTTATACCGGTCGGAGTGAAAACTGCCGCTTCATTCCGTGTTCCGTTTCGCAGCCATGACGGAGGGTTGGACGTACACGCTGACCGGGTTCGGCGAGTTCCTCGAGATGCGGCGCGTCTCGTTCGCCGAGCCGATGCCGGCCGCCCGCCTCTGCGGCGTCTGCGGCCTGCTGCCTTGCCGCACCGTGCAGCTGCCGTGCGGCCACGTCTTCTGCGAGTCATGCAAGGCTCAGACAGGGCGAGGAGACTGCTGCCCCTTCGACGGGAAGAAGTTCGCCGACTCTGCAGTTCACTCGATGAGCATCGAGCGCAGCGACCTCGAGCAACGTCGCATTGTGTGTGCGGCCGGCCCCCGGGTGTGCAGCTTCGCCGGCAAACTGTCCGAGCTCGGAGATCACCTGACCAGGTGCGGTGGCGGAGAGACCAAGTGCGGCAAGTGCCAGCAACCCGTGTTTCGCAGCCTCGCCGTGGATCACTACCGGAGGTGCACCGGTACGCCGGTTGCGGCGAATGCCGAAGCTGACTCCAAGGGAGTCGGAGATGTTGCCAAGACGGAGATAGAAACCCCGCGGGAACTGATGCTGAGCAAGGGCGTCGATCTGGAAGCCGTGTTCAGCTGCTTCACCAACGCTTTGGCAGAAAAGGTGGCCTGTCTGGAACGCCAGTTGCTCGAAGTGCAGAAAAAGTCCAGCAGTGACCAGCAGTCATCGCTTGCCGCTGCGAACGAGGCGACGGTAATTCAGGGACCGTACCGCGCT from the Dermacentor variabilis isolate Ectoservices chromosome 9, ASM5094787v1, whole genome shotgun sequence genome contains:
- the LOC142558159 gene encoding uncharacterized protein LOC142558159, with amino-acid sequence MTEGWTYTLTGFGEFLEMRRVSFAEPMPAARLCGVCGLLPCRTVQLPCGHVFCESCKAQTGRGDCCPFDGKKFADSAVHSMSIERSDLEQRRIVCAAGPRVCSFAGKLSELGDHLTRCGGGETKCGKCQQPVFRSLAVDHYRRCTGTPVAANAEADSKGVGDVAKTEIETPRELMLSKGVDLEAVFSCFTNALAEKVACLERQLLEVQKKSSSDQQSSLAAANEATVIQGPYRAASRAGVLITTCKFANVYAGLDSLNEKKKELRKSTDTYSLGGYTFKLNCEFSKDENELSVRFILYLGSGEWDSYVEWPFNKKVTLIIMHPRNAAKDVRLPVTMVDNNLVKKPEPDAWNWGRPTDQKNWKDIEVQGYVEKEALYVNVEFSNMY